cctgcgGATGCGTGACCCAGAAAGGGCGATTGTGTGATCCGGACAGGGCGATTGTGTGATCCGgacagggcgattgcgtgaccctaTTTGGACAAATGCGTGACTTTATCTGGACGAATGCGTGATTCTGTTTGGACgaatgcgtgaccccgaagggtcgaatgTGTGATTctatctatgcgattgcgtgacgaaaaatcttttctcaaaattcgtgcaacctgcaaaaaattaaaaaatccgcacaatctgcaaaaatcacacaaaacacagaaaaaggttaaattgctgttatttcacgtcaggttcaccaaaatgtgaagcgtgctagaattcatcttaaagctatcaattagaaacaccagggaaatcacgaatccctgtctaattaacaaacctaacaaactagacaatgaaataatgcaatcatcaagcaaaacaggaattaagaatgaaatcaattcaaataaaactccctattcccaagatgtgcatattgcttccattgctcttcttctcttcgtggtttgatggctctcagatattgcgctggtaacctgcaagtggcacaaagattcaaagtttgtgattcagaGTAAAGATCGAgcaggattgaaaatggagattggatgctcaatttatagaaaattggagaaaattgattaaaaggtggaacagattgatcaagaggtgtgaactcaggtgagctcaaatgcaagttgatagttgaactgttgattgtaggagtgaaactcaatagattgaatagattaaaggagtcaactaattgagaaaaagagttaactgaaggaagaaaaagaatgattggaggaaataaagaggatgacactgagagctaaatttagaaaatgctaactgaaggatggaaatagaagttggagagataaatgatttaattaattaatttagcatgtgcttgcatttagatttaaattattaatttaatctttgcatgagatattattcaaataattgaatttattaattcaatttagcctttaaatatatttagaacttgactttgattttcaatttgtttttttgaaatcatgcacatgtgatgtatttggaagaaattagaagaatatgaaattaaatgaaattagaatttggggatttggaaatggaagaattaattagctaattaaataatttaaagaaactatttaattatttagaaatggaatttaattaaataataaagactatttaatttaaaggattaaatcacaattaattaaagaataaatatttaattaatactttagaagagggttgaatgattagatgattagagatagaaattgagtaattaataatttatttaaataataaagattacttaaattgggaaattaatcatagttaattaaataataaatatttaattaatgtttagaaaatgattaaaattattaaaatgattaaatgatgaaagaataagaaatagaaattgagaattaatttatttaaataataagattatttaaattagggaattaaccataattaattaaataataaatatttaattaatattagaaaatgattaaaatgattaaatgatgatagaaatagaaatagaataattaaaaagattatgaggaaatatgaaattagaagaaatagattaattaacttaattaaataaataatataattatttaactaattagacggataattagtacatgatcaatgagacatttttaggtgtctacatctctCTCCCTCAAGCTCTATAATTCAAGATCAATCAAGCTAAGAAGTTTGAAGCTATTATCAAGCATATAGTGATCTATtatcaagtatcatttattgtttattgtttattgttataTCATGTTATACTAACATATTACAAGAATTCATGAGAGAAAGTCATCATCACCTTAGGTGAGATTCACTTGCAAGGGTTTCATTAATAAGATAATCATTATAATTTATGTTATTTGTTTTACCTCTACTACTAAAAGAACACACGActgttatcatcatcatcatcacttttgTAGAGGTGGGAACATCAacatggggtttgactaaggcaagcccctatacaaatCAATATTTTCTCTTTTTCATGTATATAGGTTCAAATTTGAACATTGATGGTGATTTGAAGTTATAGATAGATAGAATAGACAATGACAAATAGTTTCAAACTTTGTAGAACTCAAAACCCTAAGACTATAGTGAACAATGCTAGTGTCCTAATTTTACCCCATTATTTAAGGATAAATACCTATATAACTCCTTATCTAATTTCCAACATTAGCATCTATACTATTATGCTTTAGGACTCCAacacccagtgcccctatcctacTCAATCAGCTCCAAGTTAAAGCCATAGGTTCCCTTCGATATCATATTTCCAGatcttttaatttaaaaataaatactttgttgtaaatgaaaaataataatattttgactAAAATTAATGAATACTTAACTAAAATTATAAAACGATTGAAACACTAATGAATATACACTCATCTATGAATCAACaccaacataatttttttttttcaaaatagttcCTCATGTAACCTTATGATCAAGGAAACAATTGAAATCGCTCTAACCTATTGTCCAAACCAAACTACAGACTGTCCTAAAACTAAAAGTGAATAACCTAACCCAAAACGCCTCCACATTAAGAGGCTTCAGACACAACACATTAATTCGTGTGTTTTTTCCTTCTATAAGGTCCCTCCATGGTACCTTATTATCATTAACAGAACCAATTAATCCATTGCAACTTATGTTACATGTTGGCTTCTATTCCCAAAGTAGATTTAAGTTGGAGAAAAATGTTCTCTCATTATTATACTTCCTCAAATGGGCCAAAAGCATCTCTAGCTCCCTCTCATCGTTGGGCTGGCAGTGGCATGAAACAAACAGAGCCATGCAAGCTTATAATTTATTCTCTTAAAGCTATTGATTATTTCTTCTATTGGAACATGATGGTGTTATTAGGACGAATCCTCTGGAGACCATTTATTGACTCTATCCATGGCTTCAGCAGCCTGCAGTTAATACAACACTTTAGAAATGTAATCAAAACTTCAAAACATTCATTGCCATTTTGGCAATTGTATAATTTACAGACAAGGCAatgaaattgagatttagcatttaCCGCTTTGTCCCAGTCACACCGATACACAATAAAAGCCAGAACAATGGTCTGAACTGCTGTCCCACATATCATTCCTGTCCATATTCCCTGCCATATAAAGTATGGGATACCATGCATTAAAATTTGAGAAACTAGGGTTGAGAAAGTTAATCAAGCATAAAGAGATGAACAATTTAAGAAATCTTTGTTTCCAGATTTTGTAAACAGCTTTCCATTCCCTTTGCTCACAGGGTCTCCTTGGAAgtcattaaaattttcattttatagAATTTGAACTCACCAAAACCCCCAGTttaaacatccaacaaagcataacACCAAATGGGACACCGATCACATAGTAACATCCAATATTGATGTAAGCAACGTAGGATTGCCAGCCTGATCCAACCGCTACCCCTGTTTAAAAATAATAAGGAAGAAGAATGAGCAGTTCAGAAGTTGAATTTGGTTTGTTTAGTGCTTGTAAATCTTATGGCAATTACAGTATTTGAAACACAATGTTTCCAGCATTGTCAGGAACAAAGACAAGGCTGTAAACTTGTGATCAATGCTTACACACGGAAAGGGGAATTTGAATTTTGTTTACCTGAAAGCACTGGCTGAATGCTGTTAAGGAGCACAGTAAAGCCCAACAAAAGTGACAGTTTAGAAACTGCATCTATAATTATGGTACTACTTGTGAAAATCAGAGGAAATTCCCCGCGAAGCAGAATTATGAGCAAACAAAAAACAAGGCCTATCATGGTTGAAGTAATTGCAGAGACAATAACTGCAAATTTGGCTCCTTTGCCATTTCCAGCCCCCAGCTCATTGGCTACCCTCACACTGCACTCACAAGCAaacaaatttataattttatataacaATAAATCCACGCCAGAATACAAGACATAATGGGTATGATATTAACTCAATTGAAGTAGAATTTGTGACAGCTTAACATTTGAATTTTATCACACAGAAAACAGAGATAATGGCTATAGAAGACTGGATGGAGCCTGTTCTGAAGTCGATTGTAGTTATAACTAGAAGTAACTTATTGAAAAGTGGGTTATGATAGCATTTAGATATATAAAGAAAAAGTGGAGATTATTTATTAGTTAAAAGCTTTAAAATTAGCTATTTAGTTTATTGGTTTAGTTAGTCATCATATTTGGTTGCCTTGTGTGGAAGCCATCTTTCAAAGAATACTCAAAACTAAGATAAACATGCAATGCTTGGAACTTCTGCAAAAGAGTGATACAAATAGAGTCTGCAGCAGATCAGGAAACAGGGTATTCAAAAGGCTAATTTGTCCATAATAATACTGAAAAAAGAGTTTTATGAAtaaatatttacttccaaaatcATTGGAAATTTTGAATGAAAGAGTGAGATTTTATCATCTAGAAATGCAACGATGATAAATGGATAATGCTTCAATTGTGAGCTCAGTTGGGCACGCCTTCAAAACAGCTAAGTAGTTgtcttcaaattttcaaatatgtaGCAGAACTCAAGAATATGATTGTAAGTAAATCTAAACCCGCAATCATTAGGAATACAGATATATTGCCATATGAGCATTATATATTTCACGGCTGTCCAAAACGATTACATTTTTTTGCATTTCATTAAAAAAACACGAAATACTTTCTACATTTATCAGTACATACCCGGTAGCAGCAAAAAAACCAAGTGGTATCATCATCTCAAATCCATTGATGCTCATGCTGCAATAAATAcatattaaagttttaaaaaaatagcCTTTACAGCATTATATGCACTCCTGCATTGTTTCTAAGTAAATATTGCAGAAAAAATGTTTTTTTACCAGATAGAAAGAGAATCAATGGCAACTTTTGAATCTGGCAAATTTCCTGTTAGGAGGACCAGTATTCTGTAATACCAACTTTCTAAACTGTTTACAAGATGAAAGTATGTTAGAAGTAGAATCATTTGAACACTCATATCCAGCCACATTTTATATCTTACATAACAGAATTGGCAAGTAACCATAGCATGACACCGGATGCAGCAGAAAGCTTGAAAAAAGCCCACAAGTCTGAGAAAGCGTCTCTAGACAGACCTGTCCATGTCCGTGGGCAAACCCCACAGGTGGCATAAAGAATTAGGCCGAATGTGGGCATCCACCATGCCAAATTCAATGTAATTGCAGAACCAATCAACCCCATCTCAAGTTTAAAAATAAAAAGCCAACTCAGAAAAACGTGGAGCACAAAAGAGGCTGCAGAGATCCACGCAATGACCATGTTCTTCAACTGGGTCTGAAAAAATCTCTGGGCTGGAAAGTAGAATACATATGCAAAGTGTAGAGGAATGAGCCAGATTGAAAGTTTTCCTGTTAATTCAGCAATTTCATCTGACtgtccaaggatcttcaagatggGGGTTGCAAATATATACATTGGTAAGAGAAGAATTGCAACACCAAAGAGGACAATCCACGCTCGCTGCATATACAATCCTAGCAAATGATATTGCCGAACCCCAAAAGCCTGGCCACATATGGTCTCCAGGGCGCTTGCCATGCCTAACTGCCATGCCCAAAACTCTCATGCCTTTACGATAATATCCAAATCTGAAATTTGCTACTAAGAATTAAAACAGTATTGATGGAATAAATGGATACTTACAAAGAGTCCAAAGTTGAATCCCACAATGACAGTAGTAGCTATGGCAAAGGCAGCCAATTCCAATTCTCCCAGGTGTCCTACAAAAGCCTGACTCACAATGCTTGTCCCATACAGAGCCATGCGACTAAATATGGCAGGCCCTGCAATTGCCCATATTTTCTTTGATTCATTTGCAATCCTCCTTCCCAAGTATCTCGAGCACACCACTGACCCACTTTCATCGCCCTCCTGCAAATTACATGAAATTTCTTCATCCCCATTCTGCTTGTCATGAATAAGTGGATCTTGTAAAGAGTCCGCCATATCTCCCATTTTAAGAAAATAACCTCAATGTGCCATAATTTATAACAGAGTCTTCCTTCAATGGTGGTGTTCACGATGCTCACAAGGGTTGCAGATTGAACATGTGCCATTAAACCAGCAACTACAAAATACAAAGTAAAATGGCATATACAAATGAATAACGATCATAATATACTATTCCATCTGCCATCAGATAGAGAGCGTACAAGAAGAAACTGAGTTGTTCTCATTGAATGTCAGTGAAAGATAGTGAGAATTCATAAAAATGCCGTAGACAGTACGAAATTGTAATATAACTAGAAGGAACTGGTACGTTGGGTAAAAACAATCCATTGTTTGACCTTTACACCTAGCCTGATTGTCAGCTTCTGATCAAATGGGCTTTATTGGCTGTCACATCACCTCTTACCTACCGTTCCTCGAAATGGAAATCTTTCTAGAGAAAACAAAACAAAGTTTAGGATTACTTAGTATCTTTTCCTAAACAAGAAGATTCCTTTGGCCTCCCGCATCGTGTTCCATCTGTTTCTAGGGGAGAGGGATCAGTAGTCGTACCGGGTCTAATAGTCGTTATAGCAATTGTGCATATAATATCCTTGTTTTGCCACATATTTATAttgtataatataaataaataggggaaaggacctagtagttgtgcaacctaacttcgcgcttctcaaaatcctacgtggtgccacatcaacatgtttttGCCAAAGTGTCCAAAAGagcccccccaaaaagtgagaccaataggtgtgcaaaagggccacaatacttgtgcagctgatgtgggatcatatgattggttacttttcacaacaaatggtatatttcatacaactattggtgcaatgttatacaaaggttggacattaaatcagcaagtattggggtattaaatcaacaacttctatcacaagaattggaatgcgctcaactactgggtcctttcccctaatccacatgtaaattaaaaaaatgccaaatgttgatcaaaatggaccaatacttgaatataaaagaacctataaatgttatataaaaaagacataaatacattaattaacaagtgaaatatatcattttttgttttaaataaaatatcatagctatccactataagtgtgtcatttataaaataagatactcACTTAAACAAGTACTATTATCATAGTGAACAAGagacgcaaagcgtcaagttcctgcctATAGTTATTATTAGATAGAGTGGTTATCGATAGATAAAGTAATTGGAAATTGacattaaattcatttataaatGAAACTTGCATTGAAATATcagatggttatgttttggatttcAAGTGGTAACCAAAACCATTGAAAATAACATATTTGTCATTTGATGTGGACATTGTATTTTCTATGGTTTTCATATTTGTGAATCAGTAAATAGGTATCTTTATGTTTTTTTGGTTTGAAAAAATGTTCTTTTATTGCAAATCCAGATATTAAAATGTTGGATCTATCAATATGAGCAATAAGAAAAGCACCAAAAGAAGATAGGTGCAGTATTTAGGAACAAACTTTTGCCCCTTTGTTAATTAAGAACTTACAAAAGAAGATAGATGCATTATTTAGGAATAAACTTTTGCCCCTTTGTTAATTAAGAACTTACTGAAAGAATAGAAAAGCAATATTTATGAGCAACTTGTAATCTTTTTATGCATAGTACAAAAGTGCAATTTTCCAACAATTAGAAAAACCTAACTCTAAAAGCCAAAATGAACAGGAATTCTTGAAAAGGAACTCTAACATTTACATTCAACTTCTTCAACACACAGAGTCATATTCCACCAGCTCATAGAAACAAAAAAAACTTCAAAACTAGAAGACAAAAAGGATTCCTCGAAAATAAATTCTTAGGAATGGTCCCACCATATATCAGATAAGAAATGACATTGAAACTAAATTGACCGACAAATATTGAAAGTAAAGCATAAACTCAATAAACATTCAAAGATAACAGTTGGTGTGCACAACTAAAAGTAATCACATTCATCCATATTATTGATGTAACAAAAAAATATACACAGAATCACATCCAAAGAGTCAAAGATAATTGCCAAGTATACATATGGCGACAGGAGGATCTGTGCTTTTGGCAATGGCAGATTGGCAGGTTTGCGACATCCCCCACAACCGAAAACGAACACGTAGGAGTAACAAACGGTATTGGAAGTCCAAAAAGTTTGGATTACTCTCTGCCAACAACATTGGAGATTTTTTCGCCACGCAAAGAAGAGGCAACTTATTCAGCTATGAAGGCAAGTGGAAAGGGGGAAAGATGGTCATACATGCCTGTGGGATGGGCTCTGGCCCATGGGAAATGGAGTTGGAAGGTGGGTAAGAGGAGTCCCAAGGGCTACTGGTTGGACCGTTTCTTGATCTTGCCCAAGTTGTTGCAAAAGGGAGGCAGTTGAGTCTCTTTCTTACTTTGTCATATCACAGGCTTTGTATGTTCTGCAACATAGAAGGCGAAATGAACAATATTGCAAAACCAACAACCATAAAAATGCAATTAATCAAAAATTCAAAGCTAACAGTTGCTTTGATTTGCAATTAGACAACAAATACAATGTGAAAAATATATTCCATTCATCCATGGATCTGAGTGGCTGTGGAATCCACCCAAAACAAGATATGTAGTATAAAACCCCAGaaatgaaaaacaaaagaaaattaagaaATAACATCTATAATTTCATGGTTGTGGACATAGCTCACCTTACTTGTGTATCTTGTATATGACCAAAAAAAAAGATTGTAAATTTGAAACAAAGAAGTTCGGTCCAAAATCTCTCTTGCCAAAAAAGATCGTAGGCGACTAATTGCTGATATATGCTTGTGGAAGACATCATTCTTCTTGTTACTGAAATAATTTGCAAATACCCAGACAAAGTATGATAAATATGATTTTGAGTTCTCTGGAATTCTTGTAGATGCATTAATACAATGCCAACAAAGTGATAATAATGTTGTCGTTTCCAATAAGCAAACATACCAAAAGATAGACGAATCTAAACAAAGACTGTAGTTAGCAGTTATGATTCATAAATGTGGTAGATGCATATGATGTAAATCGTACTCTAGTAATAGTTCAATGCATTCAACATAAAGCTgaacaattatatttatttttcaaatgcatTGGAAGAAGCTTCGATGGCTCTTTATCTTGCTTGTATGGTCTGAATTCTTTGTCTATTTTAATGTTGTCTTCAATCTCACAAACAATGAGTAACACAAAAAGTGTGCCATACAAACCATATCATAGCTTATCCTTTTTCATTTTCTACTATGTGTGGTGTAATGTCCCCAAATCAGGATCTTGAACAATATGcaatttttataataatttttgtgCAATAATAACTGTCTCATGGGGATGCAATGATAACTGTGGGATATGTAGAAAATTGATTTGTGGAAAAGGCTTTCGAAACTTTCTACcaaatgggtaaaagtacaaagctgtgtcacacttttataaagaaaatggtcaatgctgattcaaatttttaaagtaaatcaatagaaattgaaatatatgttttgaattttgaaatgatgtaaactaataaaatttatatttttttgtctattttatgtttgtaattttaacaaaatttaaaaaaattatttgaatgtagttttttataaagtaaacactataatttagttgctgataaaatgttgaaattgaagttacacaagccaccacactttaattagtaaattttacctttttttcatcaatttttttgtgtatgttgataacttgaaactttagtgcatggatatagtttttactattttttataaatatatttttttcaataaatttgaaaagttgcgtgtgttgaaatataactctttccaattcccaccagcttttttcttaattatttatccaaattagaaaataattatgtcatcttgacatagattcctttctctactgcatcatttttaaaaaaaaaaatttaaataaattttagtatttttccttgacaagataatcaaccttatattttagtgttgatgacctactttcaataacaataaaatataaaatataaaaaataattaaaatataaaaaaatatatattttggaaaataaacttatagatctataaaagggtatttttacatttaaaaaaaaaaatatttataagagtaggagttgttgaaacatcgagtttttttatttttttgttttttttggtaattaggcccaaagtggtataaaatatacatttagtagacacttccaattggaaaagttgtggtccatatataacttagctataatgaatctatatagaccatatgtttgactaaaattaatttttagttagaattacttaaattcacttgtactgataagttagcctaaaatgtgacacagttttgtgcttttacccaaatgCAACTAGCAAGAATAAGCCAGATTCAACAACCTTTCACCAGCACCCTTCCTACGTCTGATAAAATGGGAGCCTTAGAACAGGGTATGGGCATCCATCCTAATGCTACATGTATATGCTAGATTACAACCAAGATTAATATATTTTTCTGCACAAGCATTGTCTGTAAGTAAAGATCCAGTTATCTTCGTATGTGAGCAGACTGTAGAAGGTTACAAGGTTAATTGCTATATTGTCCATAGAAAGAGAATGGTGGAAACAATCCATATTTAAAAGTTAGCTTCCAGATAGAAGAATACAAAGTGAGGTCCTGGTGAGAGTCACTGGATATTATACAATAAGAGCTAATGTGGGCCGATATTTGAACGTAAGCCTTTTTGATAGAAAACATCCCTTCTCAATCAACAAGTCGCACCTACAAATTGCAAGCAGATGCCAACACAAGGCAGACATGCCAAAGAAGATAAATTTtccaacaaggatgatgaagatgatTGAGAACCACAAGAAGAATATTAGTAAAAGTTGAGCGTGTTGCAGAGGAGGAGATGTGGTTTATGGTACTAAAAGAATGGTAGAGAATCCAACCCATTAAGATTAAAGCAAATAAGACAGTCAAGAGAAGCAACAACAAAAGTAACAAAAAATCATTGCAGATGTGCCTCTTCCAAATAAAGTAAGTTTACGAGATGCTACTAGTTTCAAAGCATACCTCTTTTCTGTCTATTTGTGCAGATCTCCACTTCAAACAGTAAATAGGCTCTTCAATAAGTTTGCCAAAATAAGAGTATTGTTTTACCACACCATAGAAATATGAATCGAACACACAAACTAAGAGATCAATAAGAACTAGTTTCAAAAAGTCTATCAGTAGAAACGATATGTCTCTATCTACTTCAAAACTCCACCAAGACAAAAACGCTCTTCAAGTCCAAAAAAAAAAGGGTTACAGGTTTACAAGAAAGTCATTTTACCAAAATCTGCAACTAGACTGCAAACTGTGTTCCACACCTCCTGCAACTGCTAGTCAATCCTCTCTCACATGACAAGAGAATAAGACCTATCTGCAAAATTGctaaaatacatacaccacaacagaTAAATACAGATGAACATTCTAGACTAGGCAAATTAATATCACCAACCACTAGACAGAAACGAATATGCATGCAttactaaaaataataatattcatttTGTCCTTTCTAATAATGGGAGCTACACTTTAATAGAACATTGATGTGAGAGGCCATTTCTTGTATAATGTCATGTATTAACAgtaaaatgcattcaacaaatacATAAATGTCATTAATCGAAATGAATATGAGAGCTGTATGTGGACATTCTCTATACATTGTCCTCTACAAATAGTTCAATGCATTGAAGAAATACATAAatgtcaaaaacaaaaataaatatgcaTTGAATGAAATGAGATTTTTCAGGGATACATATCTTATGCCATAATATTTTATTCAGATTTAAGAATACTTTATTTAGATTTTGGTACATTTCACTGAAGAATGTAAGATTTCTTAGATTCTTGTCATTTATTGTGATTTTGGATtgttctaaattaattaaatatttgatcatttaac
This genomic stretch from Cryptomeria japonica chromosome 8, Sugi_1.0, whole genome shotgun sequence harbors:
- the LOC131041554 gene encoding protein DETOXIFICATION 27-like, yielding MADSLQDPLIHDKQNGDEEISCNLQEGDESGSVVCSRYLGRRIANESKKIWAIAGPAIFSRMALYGTSIVSQAFVGHLGELELAAFAIATTVIVGFNFGLFLGMASALETICGQAFGVRQYHLLGLYMQRAWIVLFGVAILLLPMYIFATPILKILGQSDEIAELTGKLSIWLIPLHFAYVFYFPAQRFFQTQLKNMVIAWISAASFVLHVFLSWLFIFKLEMGLIGSAITLNLAWWMPTFGLILYATCGVCPRTWTGLSRDAFSDLWAFFKLSAASGVMLCLESWYYRILVLLTGNLPDSKVAIDSLSICMSINGFEMMIPLGFFAATGVRVANELGAGNGKGAKFAVIVSAITSTMIGLVFCLLIILLRGEFPLIFTSSTIIIDAVSKLSLLLGFTVLLNSIQPVLSGVAVGSGWQSYVAYINIGCYYVIGVPFGVMLCWMFKLGVLGIWTGMICGTAVQTIVLAFIVYRCDWDKAVNAKSQFHCLAAEAMDRVNKWSPEDSS